TAACTAGTGCGTTAAAGTGCGGGCGCATAGGCAACGGTTTCGAGGTTGAACTGCCGCCGGCCCCACACCGACAAGACGGTGTAACGTCGCTTCCTAAAATTATACGCCGTCAGATAAGGCACGCCGTCGTGGAAGGGCTGCCCATTGGTGAAGCGGTGAATGTGACCGGCTAGGTGAAAAACTAATTGGCTACTACCCCGGATGGTACGGGCGTAGGCCAGCGCCAGCGCTGGATCAAAATCTTCATCGGTGGGCGGCACGTGGCACAGCACAATGCTGCGGCGCGAGTTGGCCGTGTCGGCGAGCTGCTGGCCTAGCCAACCTAGGTTGGGTACTTGGCCTTGAAAGCCATGTTCGCGGCCATTAGTATCCAGGCAGATAAACTTGGTGCCGCCGTATACAAAGGAGTAGTTCAGGGGCCCAAAAACGCTCTGGTATACGGCCCGCCCGTTGCCCACTTGGTCATGGTTGCCGATGACGGTGAGATACGGCACATTGAGCTTGCGCAGGCGGTGATGAACCCAGCGCATTTCGCGCACCAAGCCAAAATCGGAGATGTCGCCAGCAATGATTACAAAGTCGATGTTGCGCTGCTTGTTGACGCTTGCTACGAAGTCTTCCGCTTCGTCGTAGAAGCGCTGACAATCGCCCACAAACACAAAACGCAGCGTGTCGTTGGCCGACTTCGGGCGGCTCGTCAGACGAACGAGGTTCTGGGTGGTGAGCTGCTGTTCAGCGGCTGGCACATAGGTTTGATTAGGACTAAATTCCAACAAGCCGCAACTACTCAGAGAACAAACCACCAGTGCGCAGCCTGTCCGCCTCCAACTCCCTAGCTGCCTGCGTAGTAATGTCTTCATGTTGATCGTGATGCCATGCGCTCACAGTATCCAACTTCCACTACTAGCGCAATGTTTAATACTGCAAACGGCAGCAAGATGTTCTGTTCAGTAGCGCGCCTCGCTTAGTTAGAAATCGAGCTTTATTCCCAAGCCCAGCGTCAGGATCTTACCTAGGGCTAGCCCCTTGGTGTTGGTGAGCAAGCTGACAAAGTACAGATCGTTGGTACCTAGCTCGTAGTAGAGGGAAGCCACACGTTTCCGGCCGGCGGGGGTGTCAAACGCGTAGCCTACGCGCCCACCCACAAAGGCCCCCAGTCGCACCGTCGACCCCCACCAGTAGTAGTTCTTATAGGAGTACTTGTCGTCGCGGGAGCGGTTTAGCATCTGCGACGGCGTGTAGTTGATCAGCGCCCCCACCGACAGCGGCCTGATCTGCCAACGGCTTGCGACGGGCAGCGTAAAGGGTGAGTAAGTGTCCTTCAACGTGAAAATGCCGAAAGCTCGGTCGCCCGTGTACCGGCCCGGTACGTAGCCGACTAGTACATCGGTATCGAACCGACGGTGTACCCCTAGCGCATAACCCACACCACCCGCCACCATCCCGATGCCACCGGCTGTTTGCAGTACGACGTGCTCTGGCACGTACCAGGGCCGGTTGTTAGGTTCGGCAACCTGGGCTTGGCTTTGCAAGAAGAGCAACAACCCACTTAGCGTCAGTAGAAAACGGTGCATGACTTAGTAGGCTATAGCTTCGAGCTTGTAATGGGTCTTTCCCCACAATGTGAGCAGCAAATAGTGGCGCTGTTGCACACTGTAGCCACTGATGTAGGTAACGCCATCATCATACGGCTCACTCTCACCGAACTTATCGATGTGGCCGCTGAGGTTGAAAACCAACCTAGGTGCCTGCGCCAGCGTGCGCGCAAAATTCTCCTTAAGCGCGGGATCGAAATCCTCGTTGAAGGGAGGTACGTGGCAAACGGTTACTTGCCGACGTACCTCCAGCGTATCGGCGAGCTGCTGCTGAAGCCACGGCACATTGGGCGCCTGCCCGTTGAAGGCGTACTCGCGGCCGTTAGTGTCTACCAAGATAAAGCGTGTGTCGCCGTAGGTGAAGGTGTAGTTTAGCGGTCCAAATAGCTTTTGGTAAGCAGTCCTACCATTGCCCACCAAGTCGTGGTTGCCAACAACGGTCAGGTAAGGCGCGTGCAGACCGTTGAGTTTCTCCTGTACCCAACTCATTTCCCGGCGGAGGCCGAAATCGGAAACGTCGCCGCCGAGCAAGACAAAAGCTACTCCACGCTGCTGATTGATGCTGCTCACGAGTGGGTCTAGCTCGTCGTAGTAGCGCTGCGAGTCAGTTGTGAAAACGAAGCGTAGCGTGTCACCACCGGTTGGCTTGGGCTGGGCGGCGAGCCGAGCTAGGTTTTTGTGGGTTAGATCCTGCTCAGTAGCTGTTACCCGCACATCGTTAGGGCTGAATTCGAGCAACTCACAGCTACTCAGCAGTAAGGCCGCACTACTAGCCAGAATGGTAGCCCGTAGTTTAGGAAGTAGGGTACTGATCATGGAGGAAAGCAAAAGACGCTTTTCTCGAAAGGGCAGCGCCTCTTACATACTGCTCAGCTAGGGTAGATGTTTAAAAAACAAGTAGCGTCGCAGCAAGGTGCGGCGATGTTCGTCTCCGAAAAGCAAGGCAGTACCGCCCGCTAAAGACCATAATCTTTGGAAAGTAGAAAAGGCGCTTCTGCCCGTAAAAAATCTATTTTTCACCAAACTTTCCGCTCCGGTTGAGCATTATATCTTTTTACCCTAGTTCCTGAATGGCGAAGCTAAAAACCCTTTATTTCTGTCAGAATTGCGGTGCTCAGTCCGCCAAATGGATTGGTCGTTGCCCGAGTTGCGGTGAGTGGAATACCTACGTGGAGGAAGTGGTGCAAAAGGAAGACACCAAAGCCACTGGCTCTTGGAAGCCACCGACTTCGTCGCCTGGCACCAGCACCGCGGCTAAGCCCCGCATCATCACCGATATTCACTACGAAGAAGAAGCTCGCTTTGACACGAACGACGGGGAGCTAAACCGCGTGCTAGGTGGTGGCCTTGTACCGGGTTCCCTGGTACTTATCGGTGGCGAGCCGGGTATTGGCAAAAGTACCCTGATGCTGCAGATTGCCATGGCCTTACGCCAGCTCAAAGTGCTCTACATCTCGGGCGAGGAAAGCGAGCAGCAAATCAAGATGCGCGCCGAGCGCCTGGGCGACCAGCACCCAAGCTGCTACATCCTGACTGAGACGAATACTCAGAATATCTTCAAGCAGATCGATCAACTCCAACCCAACGTGGTCATCGTCGACTCCATCCAGACGCTGCAGTCGGGGCTGGTAGAGTCCGGGGCGGGGTCGGTGTCGCAGGTGCGCGAATGCACCGCCGAGTTGCTGAAGTACGCCAAAGAAACGAGCGTACCGGTACTGCTCATTGGGCACATCACCAAAGACGGCTCTATCGCGGGTCCTAAAATTCTGGAACACATGGTAGATACCGTGTTGCAGTTTGAGGGCGACCGACATCTGAGCTACCGCATTCTGCGCACTATCAAGAACCGCTTTGGCTCTACGGCCGAGCTAGGTATTTATGAAATGCAAGGCTCCGGCTTGCGCCAAGTGTCGAACCCCTCAGAGATTCTGTTGTCCCAGCGGGCCGAAACACTGAGCGGAATGGCCATCGGGGCAACGCTTGAAGGCAACCGGCCGCTACTGGTGGAAGTACAAGCCCTCGTGACCCCCGCTACGTATGGTACGCCGCAGCGCAGCAGTACCGGTTTCGACTCAAAGCGCCTGAACATGCTACTCGCTGTACTAGAAAAGCGTAGCGGATTGCGCTTAGGTCAGCATGACGTGTTCTTGAACATTGCTGGTGGGTTGCGGCTCGAAGATCCTGCCCTCGACCTAGCGGTGTGCGCCGCGGTGGTGTCGTCCCTCAACGACTTGCCTTTGTCGGCCGATGTGTGTTTGGCGGCAGAAGTGGGCTTAAGTGGAGAGATTCGTGCCGTAAGCCGCCTTGATCAGCGCTTGTCGGAAGCCGAAAAGCTTGGATTTCAAGAAATGTACATTTCACAGTTTAACGCCCGCGGTCTGGATTTAGGCCGGTACGGTATTCGCGTACATCCTCTGGGCCGACTAGACGAAGTATTAAGCGGAATCTTCGGCTAAGCAGCAATTACAAAATTCTGGCAGGGTAGCTGCATACGAAAAAAGAACTTCTTCGGATTGTACTTTCTTGATTTGGAAGAATTATCTTGCCGTGCTGAATTGTCTTTTACCTAGAAAATTGGCTTTCACTCATAAAAAACCAGATTATCAGGAGAATGATAACTCAGCAGCTTTATAAAATTAGATTATCCTTTTACAATGACTTACCTCTCGCGTATTGCTGCTAGCCTGACTGTGGCGGCTTTATTCATCGTGCCCTACGCAAGTAGGGCACAGGGAACGGTAGTGCTAACCGGAAAGGTTAGTAGTCGTACGGCCGATACGGTAGCAGTATCGTTGCGCGAGAATGCCCTTGACCCCAAAGAAAAGATTACTTACGCTCGCCTCGATGATAAAGGAGAATTCCGGTTGTCGCTCACAGTTGCAGGCGCTACGCGTGCCGACCTCGTGTACGGCGATGATGTAACAGATCTGTTCTTGGAGCCTGGCAACAACATGGACGTGCGCTTCAAAGGCAGTGACATGGCGGCCACGGTGAAGTTTAAGGGCAATGGCGCCGCTGCTAACTCTTACCTAAGTGAAATCGACGAAAAATTTGTGGAGAATGATGGGTTTCAGGTACTTCCCGACAACATCATGCTCTATGAAGCGCCTTTCCTGTCGTTCCTAGATTATCGGCGTAAAGAGGAGAGTAAGTTTTTTGAGAACTACGCCCAGGACAACCAGCTTTCGGCTGCATTTAAGGCATACGCCAAGGCTGAAATCGCCTACAGCTACGCCAACGACCGCCTGACTTTTCAGGATCTGCGGGAGCAAGTAGTAGCTACGGAGTCGCGCCTTAAGATGACGCCGACCTACTACGACTTTCTTAGCGACAAGAACTTGATCAACAGTCCTGATGCGGGCGCGCTGCAAAGCGGAATGTACCAGGAGTTTTTGCTCAACTACATTCACTATCAAGCCACTGCCGCTAACCACCAGCGCACCGATCCTGACTTTTATCAGATTTGCTACGACCTAGCGAAGACGCAGCTGACGGGTTCGGCGCGTTTGGTGTGCATGGGCCGGGTGCTACAGGAGTCTTTCCGTTTTGGGCACGTGAAGCAGTCGGCCGCTATGCTCGCCGACTTTCGGACGACGGACACCAAAAACCAATATTATTCGGTGTTGCAGAACGACTTCGAAACGCACAAAGCATTTGCTATCGGTTCGCCAGCACCAAACTTCCACTTGATATCGGCTACCGGCGACTCCGTGTCGTTGCAAAACTTCGCTGGTAAGCTAGTCTACCTGAACTTCTGGCGTACGACCAGTGGTCTGAGCTTGCGCGACTTGCCGTATGCGCAGGAACTGGCGAAGAAGTTTGAGGGCAAGAACATTGTATTCCTGAACGTTGCCCTCGACGAAAATGAAGGTGCTTGGAAGCAGTTGGTTATCAGCAAGAAGCTACCGGGCGTACACGTGCGGTCGGGTGGGGGCTTGCGCTCAACGGTAGCCAAAGCCTATATGGTGCAAGATGTGCCATCCTATTTTCTGCTAGCAGAAGATGGTACCTTCCTGAACGTGAAGCCTAAGCGCCTGAGTAGTCGTGCCGCCGTGGACGAAATCAAGGAAGCTTTCGGCAAAGCCGCGACTTACACGAGCTTGCTGCCTATGAATACCGGCAAATAAACAATTTGCTAGTGCAATGACTTGCTAGAAGCCTGGTGTCCTGCTACGAAGCTGGGGCACCAGGCTTTTTCATGGTGTACTTCGCCGCCGCTGCGGGCTATCTTCCCCGTGCATTGCCGATCTTTACCTTCCTATGGCATCCCTGCTCTCCGACGGCCTGAATTTCTTCTCAAAAGCTACCCCTAGCCGTTTGCTCAACGCCGGGCAAGTGGTAGGGAGCTATGTGCTGAGCAAATGGACGGGGAAAGCTCGCCACCGGGGGCTGCCGCTTGCTTTGTCATTTGAGCCCACTACGAGCTGCAACTTACGCTGCCCTGAGTGCCCAAGCGGGCTTCGGTCCTTCACCCGACCGACCGGCATGCTGCCTGACGACCTCTTCAAGCGGACGATTGATGAGCTGCACCGGCAGCTGTGGTACCTGATTTTCTATTTCCAGGGCGAGCCGTACTTGCACCCGAATTTCCTGGACTTGGTGAAGTACGCCGCCGACAAAGGCATTTATACCGCCACGAGTACCAACGCTCACTATCTCAACGACAAGAACGCCCGCCGCACGGTGGAAAGCGGCCTCGACCGGCTCATTATTTCCCTGGATGGCACGACGCAGGAAGTGTACCAGCAGTATCGTGTGGGCGGCAAGCTAGATAAGGTGTTGGAGGGCACGCGTAACATCATCCGGTGGCGGAAGGAGTTGAAGTCGAGCACGCCACGGGTAGTATTTCAGTTTCTGGTCGTGCAACCTAATGAGCACCAGATCGAAGATGCTAAACGTTTGGCCAAGGAGCTAGGGGTAGATGACGTGTGGTTCAAAACCGCTCAGATTTATGATTATCAGAACGGCTCACCCCTTATCCCGACCATCGATTACTACTCGCGCTACGAGAACAACAACGGCACTTGGAGCATCAAAAACCGCTTGCTGAACCACTGCTGGAAGATGTGGCACAGTTGCGTCGTGACGTGGGATGGCCTTGTGGTGCCGTGCTGCTTTGACAAAGATGCCGAGTATCGCCTCGGTGATTTGCAGCAACAAAGCTTTCGTTCGCTTTGGCAAGCTCCTAAGTATCAACGATTCCGTGAGTCGTTGCTAAAGGGCCGCGACCAAATCGAGATGTGTCGTAACTGCACGCAGGGCACCAAAGTGTGGGGATAAGCTGTAGTTTGCCTGCTATTCTTATCGAACAGACCTAGCTAGCCTTCTTCTTTCCGCCGACTTATGTTTTCTGCCGCGCGCATTGCCGCCATTCGTAAGAGCAAGGGCTTTTCTCAGGAAGCGCTGGCGGAGCAATCGGGCGTGAGCCTTCGTACTATTCAGCGGGTGGAGCAGGGCGAAACCGTGCCGCGTGGGTATACCTTGCAAGCTCTGGCCGCCGCCCTCGATGTAACACTGGAAGACTTCCGGGCGGAGCCGAACTTAAAGCAAGCGCAAGCGGCACCAGCAGAAAGCACAGCGCCGGTGTTACGCAGTGACCTTGATTTTTTGCAAATTCTCAGCCTGAGTCCACTAAGTTTTCTCCTGTTGCCGCTGCTCAATATTATCGTGCCTTGGTGGCTGTGGCGTGCTAGGCGCCATAACACGGAGCACGTCGCGGAGCTAGGGCGGCGGATCATAGCGTTTCAGGTTTTGTGGCAAGTAGCGAGCTTCTTTGCCTTCATGCTGGTGGTTGTGGTGCAGCAGCTGGCAGGAGGTCTTAACCGTCGGTTGGTACCGGGTATCTACCTAGGGGTATTGGTAATAACCTACGCTATCAACGTGTTCATAATCGTCCGAAATGCGTGGCGTTTACGACAGGGCGACCTAGCTATCTACCGGGTAAAGCACTAAGGTTATTTTGCATCGTAATGTTTTACAATGTGTTACACAATATGGCGGCTAAATGACGTAAAGATGGCGCAAGACTGAGAGAAGATAAGGGGCACTTTTGACTACATCAACCGCTAGTCTTAAGTACTCATGAAACTGCTTCTCAAAATCGTCTTGGTGGTGCTACTATTACTCGGAGTAAGTGGCGTTGGAGGATACTTTTATGTGCAGAATAAATTTCAAGCTCCCACCAATCAGCTTGCCGTAACGGGTCTGCCTGCTGCCTGTTCATTCGTGTGGGAAGCCGATACAATGGCTAAACCCAAGGTAGCCCACGCGGTGCTGCTTATCCCCATCACGCTGGCTGGTTGTCCTCGTACCTGTTATCTCCAGTTCGATACAGGCGCCCCCTATTCTTTGCTTTATGCTAAATCGTTAGCCGCGTTGCGTGCTGCTTATCCTGCTACGCAACGTGCACTGACCGTGCAACACGATACCATCCGAGACCTAGCTTTCAACCTAGGTAATGGGCAAGTGCAAGCACGACGCATTTTGGTGCGGCCCTACGGTATGAGCCAACTACCAGCTGATAGTATTCCCTTGGTTATCGGCACCCTAGGTACCGATGTACTGGCCGATCAAGTACTTGTGCTGGATTATCCACGTCAGCGCTTCACCTTGCTCCGCCAAGTACCGGAGACGCTGGCGCAACACGCCACCTTTGCACCGCTCGACTTTTCCAATCGTCGCGTAATTGTGCGTGCCGCGATGCAAGAACAATCCCAGGACTTCTTATTTGACTCAGGCTCTAGTGCCTTCTCACTCCTGACTAGCCAACGTATCTGGGAAAAGCTAGCTGCACTAGCCGCCCATGAGCAGGTTAATAAAGTCAACTCGTGGGGCAACACTCTGCTGGCCCATACGGCAACGTCTGAAGCAG
This Hymenobacter sp. GOD-10R DNA region includes the following protein-coding sequences:
- a CDS encoding metallophosphoesterase family protein — its product is MPAAEQQLTTQNLVRLTSRPKSANDTLRFVFVGDCQRFYDEAEDFVASVNKQRNIDFVIIAGDISDFGLVREMRWVHHRLRKLNVPYLTVIGNHDQVGNGRAVYQSVFGPLNYSFVYGGTKFICLDTNGREHGFQGQVPNLGWLGQQLADTANSRRSIVLCHVPPTDEDFDPALALAYARTIRGSSQLVFHLAGHIHRFTNGQPFHDGVPYLTAYNFRKRRYTVLSVWGRRQFNLETVAYAPAL
- a CDS encoding metallophosphoesterase family protein; its protein translation is MISTLLPKLRATILASSAALLLSSCELLEFSPNDVRVTATEQDLTHKNLARLAAQPKPTGGDTLRFVFTTDSQRYYDELDPLVSSINQQRGVAFVLLGGDVSDFGLRREMSWVQEKLNGLHAPYLTVVGNHDLVGNGRTAYQKLFGPLNYTFTYGDTRFILVDTNGREYAFNGQAPNVPWLQQQLADTLEVRRQVTVCHVPPFNEDFDPALKENFARTLAQAPRLVFNLSGHIDKFGESEPYDDGVTYISGYSVQQRHYLLLTLWGKTHYKLEAIAY
- the radA gene encoding DNA repair protein RadA, producing the protein MAKLKTLYFCQNCGAQSAKWIGRCPSCGEWNTYVEEVVQKEDTKATGSWKPPTSSPGTSTAAKPRIITDIHYEEEARFDTNDGELNRVLGGGLVPGSLVLIGGEPGIGKSTLMLQIAMALRQLKVLYISGEESEQQIKMRAERLGDQHPSCYILTETNTQNIFKQIDQLQPNVVIVDSIQTLQSGLVESGAGSVSQVRECTAELLKYAKETSVPVLLIGHITKDGSIAGPKILEHMVDTVLQFEGDRHLSYRILRTIKNRFGSTAELGIYEMQGSGLRQVSNPSEILLSQRAETLSGMAIGATLEGNRPLLVEVQALVTPATYGTPQRSSTGFDSKRLNMLLAVLEKRSGLRLGQHDVFLNIAGGLRLEDPALDLAVCAAVVSSLNDLPLSADVCLAAEVGLSGEIRAVSRLDQRLSEAEKLGFQEMYISQFNARGLDLGRYGIRVHPLGRLDEVLSGIFG
- a CDS encoding TlpA family protein disulfide reductase, with translation MTYLSRIAASLTVAALFIVPYASRAQGTVVLTGKVSSRTADTVAVSLRENALDPKEKITYARLDDKGEFRLSLTVAGATRADLVYGDDVTDLFLEPGNNMDVRFKGSDMAATVKFKGNGAAANSYLSEIDEKFVENDGFQVLPDNIMLYEAPFLSFLDYRRKEESKFFENYAQDNQLSAAFKAYAKAEIAYSYANDRLTFQDLREQVVATESRLKMTPTYYDFLSDKNLINSPDAGALQSGMYQEFLLNYIHYQATAANHQRTDPDFYQICYDLAKTQLTGSARLVCMGRVLQESFRFGHVKQSAAMLADFRTTDTKNQYYSVLQNDFETHKAFAIGSPAPNFHLISATGDSVSLQNFAGKLVYLNFWRTTSGLSLRDLPYAQELAKKFEGKNIVFLNVALDENEGAWKQLVISKKLPGVHVRSGGGLRSTVAKAYMVQDVPSYFLLAEDGTFLNVKPKRLSSRAAVDEIKEAFGKAATYTSLLPMNTGK
- a CDS encoding SPASM domain-containing protein, which gives rise to MASLLSDGLNFFSKATPSRLLNAGQVVGSYVLSKWTGKARHRGLPLALSFEPTTSCNLRCPECPSGLRSFTRPTGMLPDDLFKRTIDELHRQLWYLIFYFQGEPYLHPNFLDLVKYAADKGIYTATSTNAHYLNDKNARRTVESGLDRLIISLDGTTQEVYQQYRVGGKLDKVLEGTRNIIRWRKELKSSTPRVVFQFLVVQPNEHQIEDAKRLAKELGVDDVWFKTAQIYDYQNGSPLIPTIDYYSRYENNNGTWSIKNRLLNHCWKMWHSCVVTWDGLVVPCCFDKDAEYRLGDLQQQSFRSLWQAPKYQRFRESLLKGRDQIEMCRNCTQGTKVWG
- a CDS encoding helix-turn-helix transcriptional regulator — translated: MFSAARIAAIRKSKGFSQEALAEQSGVSLRTIQRVEQGETVPRGYTLQALAAALDVTLEDFRAEPNLKQAQAAPAESTAPVLRSDLDFLQILSLSPLSFLLLPLLNIIVPWWLWRARRHNTEHVAELGRRIIAFQVLWQVASFFAFMLVVVVQQLAGGLNRRLVPGIYLGVLVITYAINVFIIVRNAWRLRQGDLAIYRVKH